The following is a genomic window from Verrucomicrobiia bacterium.
GCCAATGCACGAAATGGTTTGCTGGCACGCGCAATGGCACCCTTGGTATCAGCAAAGCAGAGTGGAAAGGGGGCACCCTCTATTAGTGGGAGGACGGCGGGGAGTGAAGCATTGGGCCGGCCTGCCACAGCCCGGGCTGCATGGTCCAGCTCTTTTTCCAGCCGGTACATTTGGGAGCGTTGCCACACTACAACGAAAAATAGGAGCAATACTGCTGCTCCGCTAAAAAGGAAATAAAGTAGTAGCGATTGCCCCTCCATAACTAACTTTAGTGTACCACACGCGCTTGCTTCACCACCTTCCCTATGCGAAACTGGTGATACCAGCTTTAAGGCCCAGCCAAACCATGAAAAAGATCCTCGTAGTTGAAGATGAACAGATGCTTGCCAAGATCATTGGCATGAAGCTTGAAGAGGAACAATACGAGGTGGCCCACGCATACGATGGTGAAGAGGCATACAAGCTTCTCACTGGCGGTGAGAACCTGCCAGACCTTGTGCTCCTAGACGTTCTGCTCCCTAAGATGAGCGGTTTTGATGTTTTGGAGAAGCTCCGCGCTGAGGGCAAGGCACTTCCTAAGATTATCGTATTCTCCAACTTTGCTCAGAAAGCAGACGTTGAGCGCGCACGTTCACTTGGTGCCGTGGATTACATTGTGAAAGCCGCTTTCTCACCAGCTGAGATCCTTGGCAAGATCAAAACTATCCTAGAGGAAAGCGAGGCGGCACCAGCAGCGCCGGCTGCCGGTGAAGGCCAGGCAGGGTCCAGCGCCTACCAAAGCTTCGAGTCTCTCGAAGACGTTATGCCAATGTCAGAAGTGCTGCATCCTGATAACCAGACGAATAACCCATAGGCTTGAGCGGCGACCCCGCAAAGGAGAGGGAGAGTGTACCCCACGCTGTCGCAACAGGCTTGGAAGCCAAAAACGAGTGTCAAAGTACGGTTTGCCTTAGCGCAAGGTGTCTTTATTGCGCTCATTATTTCGTTGCTGGCCATTACTCTGTACTTCCCGGTTAAGCAGCGCCTCGTCCGGATTACTGATAACTCCTACAAGATCCTCGTGAACAACGTGGCCTCTAGTGTGTTTGCCCCTTATTTTGCCGGCAACAACAAAGAGGTTATAAACGCCGTTCGCCGAGTAGAGGGCCAGCAGGGAGTGAAGTATGTGATGGTTGTTGATAAGGAAAACAATGTCTACTACGACAGCGTGACAGGGGACCCGTCCCTTCAGGGGAAGAAATTCAGCGACGAGCTGACAGGAAAAGTTACTAAGGGTGACACTGCTGTGGGGAAGGTGGAGCGGGATGGCGCAGTGTACTACAACTACGTTGCTCCCTTCATTAGTGGGAACGAGGTTTCGTATACCATCCGTATCGGTGTGGATGTCCAAGTTATTGACGGTGAATTTAACCGCTTGTCCAGGTTGTTCATCTACTTGGGTGTGGCAGGTATCCTCCTTGGTATCCTCGCGTCGTACATCCTCGCCTCGCGGATGACCCGGCCTATCGTGGCGCTTACGGAGTCTGCCTTGGCGATCCGCGCCGGTAACCTTAATGCCTATCCGAACATCACCACGAATGATGAACTGGAGCAGCTGTCGCACGAGTTCCAGCGCATGGTAGAAAAGCTGAAACAATTCTATTTCCAGGAATACAACCAAAAAAAGCAGGCTGTAGATGCCAAGAAACGACTGGAAGAGGTAAACACCCGCCTGAAAGAACTCGACCGGCAGAAAACAGACTTCTTGAATGCGGCCTCCCACCAGTTGCGCACCCCGCTTTCAGTCATCCACTGGTCACTATCTTTGATTGTGGAAGAAGCTGAGAAGCTGCACATTCCTGAGCAGGAACGAGAGCTGCTTACTGAGTCGCTCAAGAGTACCAAGCGCATGGTTGACTTGGTCAACGACCTCCTTGACCTCTCCCGCATGGAGCAGGGAAGAAAGGAGCTTTCTTGGGAAAAGGCCAACTTCAGCCAAGTTTGTGACGAGCTAGTGAGGGCACTCCAACCCCTTGCAGCAAATAAGAGCCTGCAACTTACCTATGAACGCTGCAATGACATTCCCGATTCCTTCTTAGACCCCAAGGCTTTCTACCAGGTGGTGAACAACTTTGTAGACAATGCTATCAAATACACTAAGGAAGGTTACGTTAAGCTGAATTGTGAGCTTGTGTCACCAGATCGTGCCGAGATCCGCATTACAGACAGTGGAATTGGTATGACGGACGAGGAGCGGACCCGCCTCTTTACCAGGTTCAGCCGTGGCGAGGAAGCATCAAAAATGTTTGCCAATGGTTCCGGACTTGGCATGTTCGTGGCACATGAAATACTGCGCCAGCATGGCGGCGAAGTAAGTGTCCAATCTGAAAAAGGCAAGGGCACCACCTTCACGTTAAGCGTCCCGCTTTACCAAGAAATACCTAAGGCGCCTGAGCCAAAAGACCAGCCGCTTTTGGAGGATAAAAACCAGCAGGCCGATATCGCCCGCATACCTGAAAAGAAAATTGATGAGGTTGCCAGCACCCCTCCGGTGTCAGATACTAAAGAGGTAAAAGTGCCTGAGCATAAGCCTGAAAAGAAGGCGAAGGACCACAAGAAGGGGAATGCCTAACCAACAACCAGAACCTATACAAGAAGAAAGCCTTGTTCCTTCCCCTGAGGACCAGGGTTCTCTTTCTGTGTCGGCGGAAACTGACGCGGAGGCTCTCCTTAACTTTCAGCGTGACGGGGAGCAGGAAAGCATGGATCCTCTCATGCAGGCCATCCAGCAGGAGCTGGGCCAGCAGTTGGCGCCAACTGGCGGGATACCATCTGAGGAAATGCTCAACCCCTATACGGACGACGAGGTCTTCCGTGCAGTAAACCTCACCAAGGCATATGGGCAGGGCGCGGCATACAACGAAGTAATTAAGGGTATTAGCTTTACGGTAAAAGAGGGGGAGTACGTAGTGATCTACGGCCCTTCGGGTTCAGGAAAGTCCACTCTTCTCCACATGCTGGCTGGGCTTGAGAAGCCGACTCGTGGTGAGATCCGTATCCGTAACGTATCGTTTTCTGCCTTTACGGAAGACGAAATGGCGTTGTACCACCGTGAGGGAATTGGACTTGTCTTCCAAAGCTTCAACCTCCTTGATTCACTGCGGGTGTGGGAAAACGTTGCGTTCCCTCTCATGCTTGCCGGTGCGCCAGAAGAGTGGCGCCAGCATGAGGCATTGAAGATGCTGGAGCGCTTTGGATTGGAAGATTTTGCCAGTCACTACCCCAACCAGCTTTCGGGTGGCCAACAGCAGCGCGTAAGTTTGGCGCGTGCCCTTATCCACGACCCAGCACTGCTTTTGGTGGATGAGCCTACGGGAAACTTGGACACAAAATCTTCGGAAGTTGTTGTAAAAGAGATCGAACGCTTACACAAGCAGGAGCGGCGTACTATAATCTTAGTAACGCATAGCCAGGTCTTCCTGCCGTACGCCAACAGAGTTTTCTATATTCGTGACGGGACCCTTCTCACAAGTAATGAGCAAAATAGCGTCGATCCGGCTGAGTGATATGCTCCCGCTTGCTTGGGGGTCTATTAGGCGCAACCGCCTTCGCTCCGGATTGACAGTAGGTGCCATCTCCGTTGGTATCGCCCTTGTTGTCTACCTTATTTCGCTTGGTTTTGGCCTGGAAGAGCTTACATTGGGTAGTGTTCAACGCTCCGCTTCGCTCCTTTCGCTTACCGTTGAAACCGCCTCCAAAGAGCTGAACCCTCTCGATGCCATTGCCCTGGAAAAGATTAAGGGCACAGAGGGGGTGATTAAAGTCCTTCCTCGTATTACAATCAAAGGCCAGGTACAGCTTGATAAAACGTTTGCCAATACCACTATCGTTGGCGTTGACCCTGAGTACCTCCAAATTACAGATTCCACCCAGCTTTTGGTGGGAAGGTATTACCGGCCAGAAGATACCCAGGCCATGGTGGTGACCACCGGGTTCCTTAAGCTCTTTGGTTTGGATGAGAAAAAAACTCCGCTCGTGCTGTTCCGCATCCACCCGGACACCCAGGACTACCCTGGCGCACCTATACTCCAAGACGTGTTGGTTACTGGTGTGGTCCAAGCTGATGATTCGCAAGTTGCCTATTTGCCGCGGCTCTACCTGGAGGGCGCAGTGGGTGCGAATGCCCCCAACTATGAACACATCAAGACAACCGTAGCGGGAATCGAACAAATTGCCCCAGTCAGAGACACGCTGAATACGCGTGGCTTTAAGGTTAGCGCGGCGGTTGATACAGTGGATGACATTAAAAATGCCTTCCGGTGGATCCGCGGCATTCTGGCCGCCCTCGGGCTCATTGCCATTTTCATTGCCACAATCGGCATGTTCAACACGCTTACCATCAGCTTGCTGGAGCGCACAAAAGAGATTGGCATCATGAAGGCGCTGGGCGTGCGTAAAAAGGATATCAAGCGCCTGTTCCTGACAGAGGCAATTCTCATGGGTGTACTGGGAGGGGTCTTTGGCCTTCTGGGAGCCCTTTTCCTCCAACAGCTTACCCTCTTCACCCTGTCACTCCTGGCAAGCCTAGCGGGTGGGACGGTCCCTGTTGTCTTCCGAAACCATCTCTTTTTGCTGGCAGGTGCCTTTGTGTTTGCTATGCTCATTGCAGCGGTTACGGGAATTTACCCGGCACGGCGTGCTTCTAAGCTCAACCCGATCGATGCGATTCGTCACGAATAAACTCCTAGCATTTGCCTTGGCCCTTGCGGTCGGGGCGGTTCCAGTATCGGCTGCGCCGACGGAGTTTTCGTCGCCGGGCTATACCATTGGCGGTGTCATTTTTGGTGGCACTGGGACCCTTCGTTATCCCGTTGCCTTTACTCCCCCCGCCATTACGGCAGGCCCTACAGTGAGTGCCATCACCATCACCTCTGCTGTTGTGACATGGACAACTGACCGCGCAACCACCGGCATCGTGTTTGTGGGAAGTGCGCCAGGGGACTATGAGTTCCAAGCAGCCGACGCGTTCACCCCTACCATTTCCAGTCACTCGGTTGAGCTGAACTTCCTTACCAAGAACACTGCCTACTACTACAAGGTGAGATCGGTGGATACATTCGGGAATGCCGTGGAATCCGCAGAAGCAACGTTTAACAGTGACGCCGGGGACATTACGGCCCCAACCATAACGAATGGCCCGGTTGCCTCGCAGGTTTCCGGTACCCAGGTAACCATTACATGGATTACCGATGAGCTTTCCAACTCCATTGTGGATTACGGCATTCAGTCCGTGGCAGACAACTCCACCGGGCGGTTTGATGAACGTTCACTTTTCCACCAAGTCACCCTTGCTGGTCTCTTGGGTAACCAGACGTATAAATTCCGGGTAAAAAGCACCGACAGTTCAGGCAATACGGTTACCAGCAACGCGGGGGAGGTGACAACCATCTCGTCCCCGGGTATTACGGAGGTTCGCATTACCGACGTAACCCTAAACTCTGCCGTGGTGCAGTGGCAAACTACCGTACCCAGTACCACCACCATTGCGTACGGCACGTCTGCGGGGAATTACTCTAGCACGATAGATGACCTAAGCGTTTCTGAATCACACCTTGTGCGTCTCACTGGCTTGGAAAACGGTACCACGTACTATGTCCGCCTCTCTGGCTTAGACGGGTCCGGTACCCGCCTCACCTCAGACGAATACCTCTTCAAAACGGTTATCCTGCCGCGCATTGATGACTTTACTATTTTCGATATCCAATCCCGCAGCGCCAAATTGAAGTGGGTTGCTTCCACGGAAGTCGACGCCTTTGTACGGTATGAAATCCTCAAAGCCGAAGACCCTAAGCTGAATGGCAAAAAGCTGGCCACTGGTGATGACAAGCTTGCCATTGAGCATGAAATCCAACTGGAAGACTTAGAGGCCAATACTGAATACGGCGTAAGCCTGCTTGGTAAGGATATCTTTGGCAACCAGGCCATCTCCCCAAGTAAAACCTTTACTACCCTTCCCGACCGGGAGCCCCCAACTATCGAGAACTTACGGAGCGATACCACCGTGGACCTTGGCAGCCGTCAAACCGTGCAGGTGCTTATTTCCTTTGGTGTCTCAGAGGCGGCCAAGGCTGTCATTGAGTACGGTGAAGGGGCGACTGGCCCGTTTTCCAAGAAGATTGAAACTGACACAGATTACACCACCAACAAGTTCATGGTTATCCCAGGCCTTCGTCCAGGTGAGTCTTATCACTTCAAAGTAGTGGTGACTGACCGTTCAGGAAACGTGGCCGAAAGTGCCGAATATAACGTTTTGGCGCCGGCGAAACAGGTTTCACTTCTTGACCTTATCTTTGGCCAGCTCCGCATGAACTTCGGTTGGCTAACCACTATCGGACAGTAACGCATGAAAAAACCCACCTCCCTCAAGAAAATATGGATCCTGTTTGGGGTTGCCACAGCCCTCATCATGCTTATCGCGGTGAGTGCCGTGCTCTTGGTGACGGCGAGGCTGCAGCAGGAACTCCTGAAGAAAGAGCCTGCTTATGAACCTGCCACCCTGTATAACCGTGCTGTAGACCAAACCACAAAGGGGGACTACCAGGCTGCGGAGGCTTCACTGGAGCAGGCGCTTAAACAGCAAGATGACGCTACCTACAAAAGCCAGTTGGCAGTGGTCAAATACCGCCTGAAAAAGTACGAAGAAGCCATTGTGCTCTACCAGAAGCTTATTGCCGATGGCAAAGACGCGGCTTTTGGTTGGAACGGGATAGGAAATGCGTACCGCGACTGGGCAGATGCTGACGCCGCACGCGCTGATACCTACCGCGCAGAGGCTATAAAAGCCTACGAACAGTCCATTGTGCTCAACCGCCAGTATGTCGCGGCATATTCAAACCTTGCCCTGCTCTATGAGGCGCAGGAAAAGTACCCAGAAGCCCTTGCTGTTTTAGACCGTGGAATTGTTGCAACAGGGGCTCAAGAGCTCTCTCAGATTCGCCAGAGAATTGCCACAAAATAGGGGGGTCATATTGTGTGCTCTCAGAGCATACAAAACCACAATAAGTTATCCACAGTCCCCTTACATTGAAAGGGGTTCCTTGAGATAATGATGAGGACCAAAGTGTCATAAATACCACCGCTCCGAATGACAGGTTCTAATCTGAAAATACAGGTAGCTGCGTACATGCGTAGCTTACTTGGTGCCACCCTAGCGGTAGGTGCTATTGCTGTATTTGGGTTTTCCACACTTCTTCCTGTAAACCAGGTTCAAGCAGCTGCTGATCAGCTGCCTTTTTCCGCTCGTCTCAC
Proteins encoded in this region:
- a CDS encoding fibronectin type III domain-containing protein, encoding MRFVTNKLLAFALALAVGAVPVSAAPTEFSSPGYTIGGVIFGGTGTLRYPVAFTPPAITAGPTVSAITITSAVVTWTTDRATTGIVFVGSAPGDYEFQAADAFTPTISSHSVELNFLTKNTAYYYKVRSVDTFGNAVESAEATFNSDAGDITAPTITNGPVASQVSGTQVTITWITDELSNSIVDYGIQSVADNSTGRFDERSLFHQVTLAGLLGNQTYKFRVKSTDSSGNTVTSNAGEVTTISSPGITEVRITDVTLNSAVVQWQTTVPSTTTIAYGTSAGNYSSTIDDLSVSESHLVRLTGLENGTTYYVRLSGLDGSGTRLTSDEYLFKTVILPRIDDFTIFDIQSRSAKLKWVASTEVDAFVRYEILKAEDPKLNGKKLATGDDKLAIEHEIQLEDLEANTEYGVSLLGKDIFGNQAISPSKTFTTLPDREPPTIENLRSDTTVDLGSRQTVQVLISFGVSEAAKAVIEYGEGATGPFSKKIETDTDYTTNKFMVIPGLRPGESYHFKVVVTDRSGNVAESAEYNVLAPAKQVSLLDLIFGQLRMNFGWLTTIGQ
- a CDS encoding FtsX-like permease family protein, which gives rise to MSKIASIRLSDMLPLAWGSIRRNRLRSGLTVGAISVGIALVVYLISLGFGLEELTLGSVQRSASLLSLTVETASKELNPLDAIALEKIKGTEGVIKVLPRITIKGQVQLDKTFANTTIVGVDPEYLQITDSTQLLVGRYYRPEDTQAMVVTTGFLKLFGLDEKKTPLVLFRIHPDTQDYPGAPILQDVLVTGVVQADDSQVAYLPRLYLEGAVGANAPNYEHIKTTVAGIEQIAPVRDTLNTRGFKVSAAVDTVDDIKNAFRWIRGILAALGLIAIFIATIGMFNTLTISLLERTKEIGIMKALGVRKKDIKRLFLTEAILMGVLGGVFGLLGALFLQQLTLFTLSLLASLAGGTVPVVFRNHLFLLAGAFVFAMLIAAVTGIYPARRASKLNPIDAIRHE
- a CDS encoding HAMP domain-containing sensor histidine kinase, encoding MYPTLSQQAWKPKTSVKVRFALAQGVFIALIISLLAITLYFPVKQRLVRITDNSYKILVNNVASSVFAPYFAGNNKEVINAVRRVEGQQGVKYVMVVDKENNVYYDSVTGDPSLQGKKFSDELTGKVTKGDTAVGKVERDGAVYYNYVAPFISGNEVSYTIRIGVDVQVIDGEFNRLSRLFIYLGVAGILLGILASYILASRMTRPIVALTESALAIRAGNLNAYPNITTNDELEQLSHEFQRMVEKLKQFYFQEYNQKKQAVDAKKRLEEVNTRLKELDRQKTDFLNAASHQLRTPLSVIHWSLSLIVEEAEKLHIPEQERELLTESLKSTKRMVDLVNDLLDLSRMEQGRKELSWEKANFSQVCDELVRALQPLAANKSLQLTYERCNDIPDSFLDPKAFYQVVNNFVDNAIKYTKEGYVKLNCELVSPDRAEIRITDSGIGMTDEERTRLFTRFSRGEEASKMFANGSGLGMFVAHEILRQHGGEVSVQSEKGKGTTFTLSVPLYQEIPKAPEPKDQPLLEDKNQQADIARIPEKKIDEVASTPPVSDTKEVKVPEHKPEKKAKDHKKGNA
- a CDS encoding ABC transporter ATP-binding protein, with the translated sequence MPNQQPEPIQEESLVPSPEDQGSLSVSAETDAEALLNFQRDGEQESMDPLMQAIQQELGQQLAPTGGIPSEEMLNPYTDDEVFRAVNLTKAYGQGAAYNEVIKGISFTVKEGEYVVIYGPSGSGKSTLLHMLAGLEKPTRGEIRIRNVSFSAFTEDEMALYHREGIGLVFQSFNLLDSLRVWENVAFPLMLAGAPEEWRQHEALKMLERFGLEDFASHYPNQLSGGQQQRVSLARALIHDPALLLVDEPTGNLDTKSSEVVVKEIERLHKQERRTIILVTHSQVFLPYANRVFYIRDGTLLTSNEQNSVDPAE
- a CDS encoding response regulator, yielding MKKILVVEDEQMLAKIIGMKLEEEQYEVAHAYDGEEAYKLLTGGENLPDLVLLDVLLPKMSGFDVLEKLRAEGKALPKIIVFSNFAQKADVERARSLGAVDYIVKAAFSPAEILGKIKTILEESEAAPAAPAAGEGQAGSSAYQSFESLEDVMPMSEVLHPDNQTNNP
- a CDS encoding tetratricopeptide repeat protein translates to MKKPTSLKKIWILFGVATALIMLIAVSAVLLVTARLQQELLKKEPAYEPATLYNRAVDQTTKGDYQAAEASLEQALKQQDDATYKSQLAVVKYRLKKYEEAIVLYQKLIADGKDAAFGWNGIGNAYRDWADADAARADTYRAEAIKAYEQSIVLNRQYVAAYSNLALLYEAQEKYPEALAVLDRGIVATGAQELSQIRQRIATK